GGCGAGCGCAGGGGGCTCCTGTGGGTGGGcgaggggctgcccaggctccccagcgCGCTGCCCGCTGCCTGCAGCGCCGGCGCTCTCGGCCCCAGCCGGGGCGATTGGGGCAGGCTGGGGGGCCCGGCGGGGATGGGGGTGAAGGGCCGGGAGCTCTCCAGCCCCAGCGCTTTGGGAGAGGAGCTCTTCCTGCGGGCGGCGTTGATGATGTTCCTGGCCAGCCGCGCTTGCATCTGCCGGCTGGCGCGGGGCTCCGCGTCCTGCCGTAGCGGGGACAGCGACCGCTCGCTCCACGGAGGGGACGTGGGGGGCCCCTCGTCCAGCTCGGGCACCGAGGCCGGGCTGGCCCAGCCGTCCAGGCTGCCCGGGCGCCGCGCCAGCCGGGGCGTCCAGGTGGGCGATGCAGGAAGAGACGAGCGCCTgtcctggagagggacagagagcgGGTTAGTGACTCGGGGGAACGCGGGGATAGAGCAGGGGGACAGTGCCAGGAGGGTGCCGAGGGAAGATTCATCCTGGCAcagtccctcaggagctgggcatgTCTCCTCGTGCATGGCACccctgcaaggtgtccccaaaacACATTTGATCCTGCACCCCCTCGCTCACCAAGGAGATGAGGgcaggctgagcctgcagaTAATCATCCTTGCCCGGAATATGTCCCAGGACCTGTCAATACCTGCAGTTTCCTCAAGTCTCCCTGTGGGGGATGCTCGGAGccccccctgcactgccccaggATCCAtcacccagcactgctccccCGGCGGCAGGAAAGAGAAGAGCCAGGTGTGACAGCGCAGAGAGTGTATtcagaaagggggaaaagaaaaatgcaggaGAAGTAAAGCACAGTCAGAAGGCAACTTGGCACCATGGGGAAAGTGGCAggagggcacgggcaggggcacagctggatgACAAACCTTGGGCTGAGCATCACCCAGCAACCCTGCCCTCGGCAGCCTCCTCATCCCAGCCGTGCCACACCGAGcccaggtggggacagggaccccgcAGGGACTCTGGGCTCAGTGACACTGGGCTCTGCCATTCCCCAAAGGGTGCAATTCTTCCTCCACAGTGAGGAAGCAAACGAGGACAGATCCTGAAGGAGCAACAGAAGAGCtagcagcaggcacagtgagGCAGAAAGGCAGTGTGTCCCTTCCAGGTTTGCTTTGGTTGAGCTGAGAAGAGCCCAGGACAGAGGGGATGtggaggagcaggcagagctctgagagCTGGAAAAGCCAGAGATGAGGAAAGTAGGGAGCCAGAGGTGAGATGCTCCATAACAGTTTCCAGGAGAGAGAAGTGcaagagcagccctgtgggacaggcaggctcctgctgcctctttGGGAATCCTGCACCTCTGTGCCCagttcctgctgcctccccgGGACTCCTCAGCTCCTCTTGCACGGGGGCTCAGCAGCGCCTGTCATCCActgtcccagcactgcagcctcacATCACAACCACTTCTTTTTTCCacttccccctccccacaacTGTTTTTCGTGGTTGGTTTGGCTTTTGGCTCTCCCATGAGCAGCTAGTTCGGGAGGACTCAGCCTAGCACCGCTGTGTGTTTCTCTCTGCCACCACTACTTGTAGTACAAGGAAGGTTTCCACACCTGCGGCTCGATGCCGGCGTTCCTGGTGGAGTAGGAGGGTCGGGGTGCCTGGAACCCCGCCTTAGCCCGCGGCGGCAGCAGGCGGCAGGGCGAGGCCAGCAGCGCCTCggccggggctgcagggctggctcggctctcctgggccaggggcagagccccggcagcgctggggaaggggctggcactgccctggccgGCGCTGGGCACCACGGGGGGATGCCACACCGGAGAAGGAGGCAGCGGAGAGGCCGGGCAGGAGGcttgctggggacaggggtAGGAGTCGGGAAGAGAGGGTCTGGGTGGAGGCACCTCCTGGGGTATGGACCTTGCTGGCCCCTTGGATGGGGAGAGGATGAAGAGAGAAGACTGGAGCTGGTAAGGCTGGTGCCGGGAGatctccagctccttctgggACACCTCGCTCTCCATGAGGTTGTTGCCATACAGTGATGCAGGAGGGGTTTTGGAGGGCCTGCAGGGACTCTTGGAGGGGCGTCTGGAGACCATGGGTGACAGGTAGGCATTGTTGTCATACTTccaggagggaggcagggacatGGTGGGCGATGGCGACCGCAGCAGCTCGGGCTGGGAGGGGGCCTCAATGATGAACTTCTCCATCCTGGACTGTCGGCGGGCAAAGAGCTCAGCCCCCTTCCCTCTTGCCTCAGTGAGGATGTGGCTGGGCTGTGGCTTCTTCTTGGGCTGGATGGTGGGAGACTTGAGGCAGGAGGACCACGCTGGAGCATCCTCTGCTGGTGGGAGGTGCTGCAcacccctggctgtgctgttgGGGACAAAGTTGGAAGCTTCAGCCCCGAGGGCAAAGGGCTCATCCTCGGTGCTGGGCTCCCCGTGCTCCTTCTGCTTCTTCCTGCTGTCTGCACTCTGGACCAGGTCCAGCAGGTCGGGGTTGGGGCTCAGCTTTGGCTTCTCCAAGAAAGTGAACATGGactttctgctgcctctgcgTGCAGCCGACTCCTCCAGGATCCCAGTTTTGGGCAGGGGGTTTGGTCCGCTCACCCCGCAGCCCAGGAGAGGATCCGGCAGCACCTTCTGCACCTGGCTGGGGTACAGGGCCGAGTAGGCAGGGGGGGAGCGGACACGGGTGAGGGGTGGGGGGCTGCTGAGGGTCTCTGCATAGGTTGGTGGTGGGGGCAGCTCGGGGGCGGGGGGCTCCTCGGCCGGCTGGGCGCTGGCGGGGGATGCCTGGGTGCCGAAGGGTCTGGCTGTCCTGTTCTTCACGGGTTTGGGCTTGGCCAGGGTGAGATGGACCTCGTAGTACTGCCGGCCCTGTGTCccgttctgctgctgccctcctggggGTGCCatccctgtggctgtgcccGCTGGCGCGCTGGGCACCTCGCTGGGCACCTCACCGGGCACCTCAGCGGGCATCTCAGCGGGAACCTCCCCAGGCACTTTGCCGTTCTTCCCCTCCTCGGGGCTCTGTGGCAGGACAAAAGCTGGCAGGGGGTTCGGCCCCGCAGGGGCTGCTGCATTTCCGAGCCCCTCCACCCCTCTCTCCATCCCGCCGGCCGCCTGCTCCTGCACGCCATTAGTGGCGGCTGCCGCCATGTTCTCCTTCAGGTAAACGCTGagtggcacctgctgggcttCGGCAGGAAGCTCCTGGCACGGAGAGGCGTTTGCCAGCATCCCTTCTCCAGGATTGCCGGGCTGGCCAGGCTCTGGTTTCATgccctggccctggctgtgctccatGGCTCCTTGGCGAGGCCGGGGCTCCGCggggctcaggggctgccccccGCCATGCCCGGCCCCCGTGAGCCCCTCGACGCGCTGCCGGCGCCGGTGGAACAGCAGCACGCCCTTGGAGCTGGGGCCGGGCGCCGTGGTGAGCTGGGCCGCGATCCTCTGGCTCCGCGCCTTCGcctccttcagctccttctcCGAGAGGCTGGCGCTGCGGGAGAGACCTGGGCACAGAGGAGAGGGGCATTAGGGCTCTCAGAGGGAAGGTGGGGTGCATCCTCCCCCCAGGACTGGCAGCCCTTCCTCCAGGTATCCCCCGGCATCCCGACTcttccctggcaggagagaTGCACTGGGGCTGGCATACACGGTCCGGGGAAAACGGCGACCCAGCACAGCCATCACAGAGATGCTGGGACAGATGGGAAAGCCCAGGG
The Zonotrichia albicollis isolate bZonAlb1 chromosome 15, bZonAlb1.hap1, whole genome shotgun sequence genome window above contains:
- the SYNPO gene encoding synaptopodin, producing MLRTRLQQFCLNAQPGCPMPGEAEQRPCVRGTARGDTGGDRSSRGGQSCPRLWDAPASEAGEHKAQMALQGGKSSGSCQRDLGGLNGEAPQPPVNGSSLALAEEPAAPQKCPGSAPELPPIANNPSQEWKVVKIQRVLINPDFEPRKTGLSRSASLSEKELKEAKARSQRIAAQLTTAPGPSSKGVLLFHRRRQRVEGLTGAGHGGGQPLSPAEPRPRQGAMEHSQGQGMKPEPGQPGNPGEGMLANASPCQELPAEAQQVPLSVYLKENMAAAATNGVQEQAAGGMERGVEGLGNAAAPAGPNPLPAFVLPQSPEEGKNGKVPGEVPAEMPAEVPGEVPSEVPSAPAGTATGMAPPGGQQQNGTQGRQYYEVHLTLAKPKPVKNRTARPFGTQASPASAQPAEEPPAPELPPPPTYAETLSSPPPLTRVRSPPAYSALYPSQVQKVLPDPLLGCGVSGPNPLPKTGILEESAARRGSRKSMFTFLEKPKLSPNPDLLDLVQSADSRKKQKEHGEPSTEDEPFALGAEASNFVPNSTARGVQHLPPAEDAPAWSSCLKSPTIQPKKKPQPSHILTEARGKGAELFARRQSRMEKFIIEAPSQPELLRSPSPTMSLPPSWKYDNNAYLSPMVSRRPSKSPCRPSKTPPASLYGNNLMESEVSQKELEISRHQPYQLQSSLFILSPSKGPARSIPQEVPPPRPSLPDSYPCPQQASCPASPLPPSPVWHPPVVPSAGQGSASPFPSAAGALPLAQESRASPAAPAEALLASPCRLLPPRAKAGFQAPRPSYSTRNAGIEPQDRRSSLPASPTWTPRLARRPGSLDGWASPASVPELDEGPPTSPPWSERSLSPLRQDAEPRASRQMQARLARNIINAARRKSSSPKALGLESSRPFTPIPAGPPSLPQSPRLGPRAPALQAAGSALGSLGSPSPTHRSPLRSPRAGSPQPCASPGIPRAAWAEGRRLLPPSSASSCPVARLSPVPKSPLPSPVVGGRSSAKRGTSRSPTDSDVSLDSEDSGTKSPGIHSFNLCPRGWSSSLRLKTGALPSGAPCTS